In one window of Drosophila innubila isolate TH190305 chromosome 2L unlocalized genomic scaffold, UK_Dinn_1.0 4_B_2L, whole genome shotgun sequence DNA:
- the LOC117781368 gene encoding intraflagellar transport protein 46 homolog, with translation MNYYDEEITISGPDSKHLSSVQMDRPSRSGGASTDSGATGGQRGARQRNLQLQGNSAEDDGLLQDIIDHDDEADDSDDDDDDSELQMPGAGIGISGHVPRPQTRPGSTRSVKQAQIADDQLSFGSSDEAAGGEQATRAKMTHQKLPLPSQQRRSAGPAQEVATFNLTPDKWEQLPLQPDLKEIFPYILKYTPQTIETPYHLQPFIPEFVPAVGDVDAMLKVQAPALLQPQRQRELDEHLQRLGLMVLDEPSGSQSEPSLLNMKLRSVLSGSRGRNPRNASYSATLVPTARSAKDIERWIGEVEQVHMTQSMYDAQPRKDIDALLEDWPRSFADTATKDALDEAYRSCLQQQISLSDYVRVLCERFNVEGPLETQSDYIHNVQTLFALYLAASQAWK, from the exons ATGAATTACTACGATGAGGAGATCACAATCAGTGGCCCGGACAGCAAGCATCTCAGCAGTGTGCAGATGGACAGACCATCGAGATCCGGTGGTGCAAGCACAGACAGTGGAGCAACTGGAGGGCAGAGGGGGGCCAGGCAGCGTAATTTG CAACTACAGGGCAACTCCGCTGAAGATGATGGCTTGCTACAGGACATTATCGATCACGATGACGAGGCCGATGacagcgatgatgatgatgatgacagtGAGTTGCAGATGCCTGGTGCTGGCATTGGGATCAGTGGACACGTGCCACGTCCGCAAACACGTCCGGGGAGCACACGTAGTGTGAAGCAAGCGCAGATCGCCGATGATCAGCTGAGCTTTGGCAGTTCGGATGAAGCAGCTGGCGGGGAACAGGCGACAAGAGCAAAGATGACACATCAAAAGCTGCCGCTGCCGTCGCAACAGAGACGCAGTGCAGGGCCGGCACAGGAAGTGGCCACCTTTAATCTGACGCCTGACAAGTGGGAACAGTTGCCACTGCAGCCGGATCTGAAGGAGATCTTTCCATATATACTGAAGTATACGCCGCAAACGATTGAAACGCCGTATCACCTACAGCCCTTCATACCGGAGTTTGTTCCCGCCGTGGGCGATGTAGATGCCATGTTGAAGGTGCAGGCTCCGGCGTTGTTGCAACCTCAACGCCAGCGGGAACTCGATGAGCATCTGCAGCGATTGGGATTGATGGTGTTAGATGAACCATCGGGTTCACAAAGTGAGCCGAGTTTGTTAAACATGAAGCTGCGCTCGGTGCTGAGCGGGAGTCGAGGACGGAATCCCAGAAATGCCTCCTACTCGGCGACTCTTGTGCCGACAGCTCGATCTGCTAAAGACATCGAAAGGTGGATTGGCGAGGTGGAACAGGTGCATATGACGCAATCCATGTACGATGCCCAGCCGAGAAAGGATATCGATGCGCTGCTCGAGGATTGGCCACGTTCATTTGCCGACACGGCGACTAAGGATGCCCTCGATGAGGCCTATCGCTCCTGTCTCCAACAGCAAATCTCTCTCTCCGATTATGTGCGCGTGCTTTGTGAACGCTTCAATGTGGAGGGGCCGCTGGAAACCCAATCGGATTACATACACAACGTGCAAACGCTGTTTGCCCTCTACCTGGCCGCCAGTCAGGCCTGGAAGTAG